A single region of the Pirellulales bacterium genome encodes:
- a CDS encoding endonuclease/exonuclease/phosphatase family protein — MSGSFARWLVVWLVLVSLAVGSRVSLAAEDGKPFDLNIVTFNILVELSTPDGVGPWKDRKDLCVDLLREKNPDLIGFQEPTPRQVKDLQAALPEYGAVFYDAKKPGYTDATLFYKRDLFEVVDRGHWWLSPTPDRVSVGFGNALPRILVWARLKHLPTGRELYAFNTHFDNSSPCQERMAELCEKQFVPFLEQNLPMFFFGDFNTSQKRGDYPRLTSNGWRDSYLVSDIASDDGRDDNITTMFDGNIRIDHIFYHGEGIEPLTWQRLESPDPARPLSDHYPVQATFRVK, encoded by the coding sequence GTGTCTGGTTCGTTCGCTCGCTGGCTCGTCGTTTGGCTCGTGCTCGTGTCGCTGGCAGTCGGTTCGCGGGTCTCGCTCGCGGCCGAGGACGGCAAGCCGTTCGATCTGAACATTGTCACGTTCAATATCCTGGTCGAACTCTCGACGCCCGACGGCGTCGGGCCTTGGAAAGACCGCAAGGATCTCTGCGTCGATCTGCTGCGCGAGAAGAATCCCGATCTGATCGGCTTCCAGGAACCGACCCCCCGGCAGGTGAAAGATCTACAAGCAGCGCTGCCGGAGTACGGCGCGGTCTTCTACGACGCGAAGAAGCCCGGCTATACCGATGCGACCCTCTTCTACAAGCGGGACCTGTTCGAGGTCGTCGACCGCGGTCACTGGTGGCTATCCCCCACGCCCGATCGCGTCTCGGTCGGTTTCGGCAACGCGTTGCCGAGGATCCTGGTTTGGGCCCGGTTGAAACATCTTCCCACGGGGCGCGAGTTGTACGCGTTCAACACGCACTTCGACAATTCATCCCCTTGCCAGGAGCGGATGGCCGAGTTGTGCGAGAAGCAGTTCGTGCCTTTCCTCGAACAGAACCTGCCCATGTTCTTCTTCGGCGATTTCAACACCAGCCAGAAGCGGGGCGATTATCCGCGCCTGACCTCGAACGGCTGGCGCGATTCGTACCTGGTATCGGACATCGCCTCGGACGACGGTCGCGACGACAACATCACCACGATGTTCGATGGCAACATCCGCATCGATCACATCTTCTATCACGGCGAGGGGATCGAGCCCCTCACCTGGCAGCGGCTCGAATCGCCCGATCCGGCGCGCCCCCTGTCGGACCATTATCCGGTGCAAGCGACGTTCCGCGTGAAGTAG
- a CDS encoding sugar phosphate isomerase/epimerase, giving the protein MPRPVTLFTGQWADMKLEDLARRANEFGYQGLELACWGDHFEVDKALADDGYCAAKRDLLERYDLDVFAISTHLVGQAVLDTIDARHKAILPPYVWGDGKPEGVNARAAEELKRTAKAAQKLGVGVVNGFTGSSIWPLLYSFPPVSEEMIGAGFALFAERFTPILDVFGECGVRFALEVHPTEIAFDIVTAERTLSAIDRREEFGFNFDPSHLLWQGIDPVEFLRAFPDRIYHVHVKDAIVTLNGRSGILSSHLNFGDPRRGWDFRSPGRGGVNFEEIIRALNVFGYDGPLSVEWEDSGMDREAGAREACEFVRRIDFTPSRVAFDAAFAEK; this is encoded by the coding sequence ATGCCGCGTCCCGTCACGCTCTTTACCGGCCAATGGGCCGACATGAAGCTCGAGGATCTGGCTCGCCGCGCGAATGAATTCGGCTATCAGGGGCTCGAGTTGGCCTGCTGGGGCGATCACTTCGAGGTGGACAAGGCGCTGGCCGACGATGGTTACTGTGCCGCCAAGCGCGACCTGCTCGAACGCTACGATCTCGACGTCTTCGCCATCAGCACGCACCTGGTCGGTCAGGCGGTGCTCGATACGATCGACGCGCGCCACAAGGCGATCTTGCCCCCCTACGTGTGGGGCGACGGCAAGCCCGAGGGGGTGAATGCCCGCGCCGCCGAAGAACTGAAGCGGACGGCCAAGGCCGCGCAGAAGCTGGGCGTGGGCGTGGTGAACGGCTTTACGGGATCGAGCATCTGGCCGCTCCTGTATTCGTTTCCTCCAGTGAGTGAAGAGATGATCGGGGCGGGCTTCGCGCTCTTCGCCGAGCGGTTCACCCCGATTCTCGACGTCTTCGGCGAGTGCGGCGTGCGTTTCGCGCTCGAGGTACACCCGACCGAGATCGCCTTCGACATCGTCACCGCCGAACGGACGCTGTCCGCGATCGACCGGCGCGAGGAGTTCGGCTTCAATTTCGACCCCAGCCACCTGCTCTGGCAGGGGATCGATCCGGTCGAATTCCTCCGGGCCTTCCCCGACCGCATCTATCATGTACACGTGAAGGATGCGATTGTCACGCTCAACGGCCGTAGCGGTATCTTGTCGAGCCACTTGAACTTCGGCGATCCGCGACGGGGCTGGGACTTCCGTTCGCCGGGGCGGGGCGGTGTGAATTTCGAAGAGATTATCCGCGCGCTCAATGTCTTCGGGTACGATGGACCCCTGTCGGTCGAATGGGAAGACAGTGGCATGGACCGCGAGGCGGGCGCACGCGAAGCGTGCGAGTTTGTCCGCCGGATCGATTTCACCCCTAGTCGCGTGGCGTTCGACGCCGCGTTTGCGGAGAAGTAA
- a CDS encoding nucleoside hydrolase, which produces MSFVRRQPGWITLALVAAWCVVVHPGKADDAPAAPKPRDVWLDVDTATGFGDVDDGLMVIQAFHSPEVRIRGISVVFGNTTLERAVPIAREIVERFGPEGLSVQAGAASAEELGQETDATRALAGALEERPLTVLAVGPVTNIGTLLKRHPELASRIERLIMVAARRPGQRFKSSDTQQVPHRDFNFELDPAAMQIILDTQIPLVFAPWEVSSHVWLGRDELARLRGASKAGAWIAETSEYWIALWERDITPRGFNPFDTLALGWVTHPQLIESMPVTVQIEQAADDRATAEERAAGKMKPYLHVRPLAEGETPARSVIYCHTPQPGFTPLLLERLSGKSL; this is translated from the coding sequence ATGAGCTTTGTTCGCCGCCAACCTGGCTGGATCACACTCGCGCTAGTGGCGGCTTGGTGCGTCGTGGTGCATCCCGGCAAAGCCGACGATGCGCCCGCCGCGCCAAAGCCACGCGACGTGTGGCTCGACGTCGATACGGCGACCGGTTTCGGCGACGTCGACGATGGGCTCATGGTGATCCAGGCGTTTCACTCCCCCGAGGTGCGCATCCGCGGCATCAGCGTCGTGTTTGGCAACACGACGCTCGAACGGGCCGTGCCGATCGCGCGCGAGATCGTCGAACGCTTCGGGCCCGAGGGCTTGAGCGTGCAGGCGGGCGCTGCCTCGGCCGAAGAACTCGGCCAGGAAACGGATGCAACTCGTGCGCTGGCCGGGGCGCTCGAGGAGCGCCCTCTGACCGTGCTGGCCGTGGGGCCGGTGACGAACATCGGGACGCTGCTCAAACGACATCCCGAGCTGGCCTCGCGCATCGAGCGGCTCATCATGGTGGCCGCCCGACGACCGGGGCAGCGCTTCAAAAGCAGCGACACGCAGCAGGTGCCCCATCGCGATTTCAACTTCGAGCTCGATCCCGCCGCCATGCAGATCATTCTCGATACCCAGATTCCCCTGGTGTTTGCCCCCTGGGAGGTGTCGTCGCACGTCTGGCTGGGCCGAGATGAACTGGCACGATTGCGTGGCGCCAGCAAAGCCGGCGCCTGGATCGCCGAGACCTCGGAATACTGGATCGCTCTGTGGGAGCGCGACATCACGCCGCGCGGATTCAATCCGTTCGACACGTTGGCGCTCGGTTGGGTGACGCATCCGCAGTTGATCGAGTCGATGCCCGTGACGGTACAGATCGAACAGGCAGCCGACGATCGCGCGACGGCCGAAGAGCGCGCGGCGGGGAAGATGAAACCCTACCTGCACGTGCGTCCCTTGGCCGAGGGAGAAACGCCCGCGCGTTCGGTGATCTATTGTCACACGCCCCAGCCCGGCTTCACTCCGCTCTTGCTCGAGCGGTTGTCGGGCAAGTCTCTCTGA
- a CDS encoding TIGR04283 family arsenosugar biosynthesis glycosyltransferase, which translates to MPRWLRLGTGRSAERLLIFARYPEVGTTKTRLIPALGASGAARLHADMVRHTLAWADDLARVRDVAVEIHFAGGDEAGMRREFGAGRRYRIQAGADLGARMAQASAAAFAEGATRIVIVGTDCPELSAERVAEAFRALDTQEVALGPAVDGGYYLIGLARPRPALFAGIDWGTERVLEQTLAVARRHVLSVASLGPLADVDEPGDLPRWQRVQAGRSSARSMASLSIIIPTLDEAGGLAASLGAVRAGIGEQDESEVIVVDGGSRDDTVAIAREHGATVIAAEQGRAYQMNAGGQAARGDTLLFLHADTLLPQRFASVVNETLGDRDVLLGAFRLRIEAPGIGFRAVEQWVNWRATWRGLPYGDQALFMPAWVFRTLGGFPTLPIMEDFVLVDTLRRRGRVAIAPDVVCTSARRWQRLGVVRTTLVNQAIIAGYRLGISPQRLAAWYRAGTKRD; encoded by the coding sequence ATGCCGCGTTGGCTTCGCCTGGGCACCGGTCGATCTGCCGAGCGGTTGTTGATTTTTGCCCGCTATCCGGAGGTGGGCACGACGAAGACGCGGCTCATCCCCGCACTGGGCGCGAGCGGGGCCGCGCGACTGCACGCCGACATGGTGCGGCATACCCTTGCTTGGGCCGATGATCTTGCCCGCGTGCGCGACGTCGCGGTCGAGATTCATTTCGCTGGCGGAGATGAGGCCGGCATGCGCCGCGAGTTCGGCGCCGGTCGACGCTATCGTATCCAAGCGGGAGCGGACCTCGGCGCGCGCATGGCGCAAGCGAGCGCGGCCGCGTTTGCCGAAGGGGCCACACGGATTGTGATCGTCGGGACCGATTGCCCGGAGCTATCCGCCGAGCGAGTAGCCGAGGCGTTCCGAGCGCTCGATACGCAAGAAGTGGCGCTCGGCCCGGCGGTGGATGGGGGCTATTACCTGATTGGGCTCGCGCGCCCGCGGCCGGCGCTCTTCGCCGGCATCGATTGGGGAACCGAGCGCGTGCTGGAGCAGACACTGGCGGTGGCACGGCGGCATGTCCTGTCGGTGGCGAGCTTGGGCCCGCTCGCCGACGTCGATGAGCCGGGAGATCTCCCCCGCTGGCAGCGCGTGCAGGCTGGGCGATCGTCCGCACGATCGATGGCGAGTCTTTCAATCATCATTCCCACGCTCGATGAAGCAGGCGGGCTCGCCGCGTCGCTCGGGGCGGTTCGGGCCGGGATCGGTGAGCAGGACGAGAGCGAGGTGATCGTCGTCGACGGTGGCAGTCGCGACGATACGGTGGCGATCGCCCGAGAGCACGGGGCGACCGTCATCGCCGCCGAGCAGGGTCGTGCCTACCAGATGAACGCGGGGGGCCAGGCCGCCCGTGGTGATACCCTGCTGTTTCTACATGCCGACACGTTGCTGCCGCAGCGCTTCGCGAGTGTGGTGAACGAGACGCTCGGCGACCGCGACGTGCTCTTGGGCGCCTTTCGCCTGCGCATCGAGGCGCCGGGAATCGGCTTTCGCGCGGTCGAGCAATGGGTCAACTGGCGTGCGACCTGGCGCGGACTTCCCTACGGCGACCAGGCGCTCTTCATGCCAGCCTGGGTCTTTCGCACCTTGGGAGGCTTTCCGACATTGCCGATCATGGAAGACTTTGTCCTGGTCGACACGTTACGCCGGCGCGGTCGCGTGGCCATTGCGCCAGATGTCGTGTGTACGTCAGCACGTCGCTGGCAGCGGCTCGGCGTCGTGCGCACCACGCTCGTCAATCAGGCGATCATCGCGGGCTACCGGTTGGGTATCTCACCGCAGCGCCTGGCCGCTTGGTATCGAGCGGGCACGAAACGCGACTAG
- a CDS encoding response regulator, producing MHDEPLLDCRVLIADDMGDTQRLFACILRTAGAMVTISRDGVEAVELALALPVEFGDGRRILSEPYDVILMDMNMPIMNGYEATRRLRAAGYNGPIIALTAYTEEHDQKSCLEAGCDEYVAKPVERHELIELVRRHAIRAATNEPAMGKIG from the coding sequence ATGCACGACGAACCTTTGCTCGATTGTCGCGTTCTCATTGCCGACGACATGGGCGACACGCAACGACTCTTTGCCTGCATTCTGCGCACTGCCGGGGCAATGGTGACCATCTCGCGCGACGGGGTCGAGGCGGTCGAATTGGCCCTGGCCCTGCCCGTCGAATTTGGCGACGGCCGCCGCATCCTCAGCGAACCGTACGACGTGATCCTCATGGACATGAACATGCCGATCATGAACGGCTACGAGGCCACGCGCCGTCTGCGCGCGGCGGGCTATAACGGCCCGATCATCGCGCTCACGGCCTACACCGAGGAGCACGATCAGAAAAGCTGCCTCGAGGCGGGCTGCGACGAGTACGTCGCCAAACCGGTCGAGCGCCACGAGCTGATCGAGCTCGTCCGCCGGCACGCGATTCGCGCCGCGACGAACGAACCCGCGATGGGCAAAATCGGCTGA